Proteins co-encoded in one Brassica oleracea var. oleracea cultivar TO1000 chromosome C4, BOL, whole genome shotgun sequence genomic window:
- the LOC106338205 gene encoding peptidyl-prolyl cis-trans isomerase G-like, with protein MARERYHPYQQPSRVGSRDKMRDTASSSEWKKKETPRNKERYEDLPRKEFSQNRASPDSQRTVSENMRRPSYRGDYWSRKSRSPPQTRTEWRPVSNARDGRKRKSISHLQNHEERDLTGSRRSVEQEAVKNQKDIGANVERAITNKLSINGNASMEKNLKDNQKGHNSTSQNRERVSIEDETEDQTWDNPLDDLAEGEMDAAMLENDDLLDEDNELITEKTYETIEEEQTEALSQLLPDVLVEKQTRPKAPRPAKDVPEQRNATEAGKGNKAPRDSHGTPFPTNQGNKKGARSPDKKGLSASKKLANRGRLSPKAKQLKLTKEMVISSRHTTKVPRHEVYPSAIKIRKPVALSEPVGRSGGLALFYMNDADVKVEFSNDRMIDIEAKIEGHKVFLPLCMEIRLLNTAKLYGKD; from the exons ATGGCTAGAGAGAGATATCACCCTTATCAGCAACCCTCAAGAGTAGGATCAAGAGACAAAATGAGGGATACAGCTTCCTCCTCTGAATGGAAAAAGAAGGAGACTCCCAGGAACAAAGAGCGATATGAAGATTTACCCAGGAAAGAGTTTTCCCAAAACCGGGCCTCACCGGACTCTCAAAGAACAGTCTCGGAAAACATGAGACGCCCGAGCTACAGAGGAGACTATTGGAGCCGAAAGTCAAGATCCCCACCTCAAACCCGTACTGAGTGGAGACCTGTTTCAAATGCTAGGGATGGCAGGAAGAGGAAGAGTATCTCACACCTGCAAAATCATGAGGAACGGGATCTTACCGGTTCAAGAAGGAGCGTCGAACAG GAAGCCGTGAAGAACCAGAAAGACATCGGTGCAAACGTGGAAAGGGCTATAACCAACAAACTCTCAATAAATGGTAATGCGAGTATGGAGAAGAACTTAAAAGATAATCAGAAAGGACATAACTCAACAAGCCAGAATAGGGAGAGGGTATCTATCGAAGATGAGACAGAGGATCAGACATGGGATAACCCCCTGGATGATTTGGCCGAAGGGGAGATGGATGCAGCGATGTTGGAGAATGATGATTTACTGGATGAGGATAATGAGCTGATAACTGAGAAAACCTATGAAACTATAGAAGAAGAACAAACTGAAGCACTTTCTCAGCTCCTACCTGACGTACTAGTGGAGAAACAAACTCGACCAAAAGCGCCTAGACCTGCGAAGGATGTACCTGAGCAGAGGAATGCAACAGAGGCGGGAAAGGGTAACAAAGCTCCAAGAGATTCACACGGTACTCCTTTCCCCACTAACCAGGGCAATAAAAAAGGAGCGAGGAGTCCTGATAAGAAAGGTTTATCAGCATCGAAGAAACTAGCCAACCGTGGAAGACTATCCCCGAAAGCGAAGCAGCTCAAGCTAACAAAAGAAATGGTGATATCTTCACGTCATACTACCAAAGTCCCTCGTCATGAGGTGTATCCTTCTGCTATTAAAATCAGGAAACCAGTGGCTCTCTCAG AACCAGTGGGGCGAAGCGGTGGACTTGCTTTGTTTTATATGAATGATGCTGATGTGAAGGTGGAATTCTCAAACGACAGAATGATTGATATTGAAGCAAAAATTGAGGGACACAAAGTGTTTCTACCTTTGTGTATGGAGATCCGGTTGTTGAACACCGCAAAGCTGTATGGAAAAGACTGA